From a single Vitis vinifera cultivar Pinot Noir 40024 chromosome 18, ASM3070453v1 genomic region:
- the LOC100242117 gene encoding uncharacterized protein LOC100242117 isoform X1, translating to MSRCFPYPPPGYFPRRTVDEALIESTKLQREKKAKEDRHQKDRKERKREKKEKKEKKREKKEKEKGKDIASDIGDGNLNDKKGQSQRIRKDEAEQLEKSDLTEEYGQPIYSQNSCHSSDSTQNSRKRKRDTSLSSGSSNHAGNIIRLRLPLPKPKEPEASLTKEQNCSERLPLPKDYGPEASLGKEQSSSMRLPLLKHKEPEASVSKEHSSSMRLPLLKRKEPEASVSKEQSSSMQLPLLKHKEPEASLNKEKSCSISKHKEPETLLRKEQNRSVWMPLTNLREPEASLRAESCSTSGRVDLPAQQKYEISGQSIEAPPIFSMRTSTVDQKLNPDQQLLCSTSKVPEIVVQNDANASKGSRSSKSKKQRAESRYKALVEDWVPPLLQAEQTDLDDQEWLFQKHGDRHESKRHETINYDLSYGSWPRAQYLPEADVYALPYTVPF from the exons ATGTCTCGATGCTTTCCTTACCCGCCTCCAGGGTATTTTCCAAGGAGGACAGTCGATGAGGCCTTGATCGAGTCGACTAAG CTCCAGAGAGAAAAGAAGGCCAAGGAAGACAGACATCAGAAGGAcaggaaagagagaaagagagagaagaaagagaagaaggagaagaagagggagaaaaaagagaaagagaagggcAAGGATATAGCCAGTGACATCGGTGATGGTAACCTCAATGACAAGAAGGGGCAGTCTCAAAGGATTAGAAAAGATGAAGCTGAGCAGTTGGAGAAGAGTGATCTCACTGAAGAATATGGACAGCCTATCTATTCACAGAACTCCTGCCATTCATCTGACAGCACCCAGAACAGCCGCAAGAGGAAAAGGGATACCTCACTCTCAAGTGGCAGCAGTAATCATG CAGGGAACATTATTCGGTTACGTCTGCCACTTCCAAAGCCCAAAGAACCGGAGGCATCACTCACCAAAGAGCAGAACTGCTCAGAACGGCTGCCACTTCCAAAGGACTATGGACCTGAGGCATCACTCGGCAAGGAACAGAGCAGTTCCATGCGACTGCCACTCCTAAAGCACAAGGAACCTGAGGCATCAGTCAGCAAGGAACACAGCAGTTCCATGCGGCTGCCACTCCTAAAGCGCAAAGAACCTGAGGCATCAGTCAGCAAGGAACAGAGCAGTTCTATGCAGCTGCCACTTCTAAAGCACAAAGAACCTGAGGCATCACTCAACAAAGAGAAGAGCTGCTCTATATCAAAGCACAAAGAACCTGAAACATTACTCAGAAAAGAACAGAACCGCTCAGTATGGATGCCACTTACAAATCTGAGAGAGCCTGAGGCATCACTGAGAGCGGAGAGCTGCAGTACCTCTGGAAGGGTGGATTTACCTGCCCAACAAAAGTATGAAATATCTGGTCAATCTATTGAAGCGCCACCAATCTTTTCTATGAGAACCAGTACTGTTGACCAGAAACTCAACCCTGACCAGCAATTGCTTTGTTCAACCTCCAAGGTGCCTGAAATTGTTGTACAAAATGATGCCAATGCCAGCAAAGGATCAAGGTCAAgcaaaagtaagaagcagagaGCAGAATCTCGGTATAAAGCTCTAGTAGAGGACTGGGTCCCTCCGCTGTTGCAGGCTGAGCAGACTGATTTGGATGATCAAGAATGGCTATTTCAAAAACATGGAGACAGGCACGAGAGTAAGCGGCATGAAACTATCAACTATGACCTGAGTTATGGAAGCTGGCCTCGCGCACAGTATCTTCCGGAGGCTGATGTATATGCATTGCCTTATACTGTCCCTTTTTAA
- the LOC100264402 gene encoding protein kinase STUNTED: protein MSIINKGNAEKRKEKKRQVLYRIAMKNPYAEMLSCDFIEVAKLKHGLVAIQVCPDSDPVWKEMPSNCRDVCKSEQVNFLSPICEANSGGKALKRVSKHSSKRVPGTTAVLSIARKKITSRRRLRCHSAGPELELKSILYPKENKTGFRDVERTSNSESASVGGGGGALEDGFVSLVHEHGEAPLSTSSLCLKELQESTPGWPLLRTAVPVSEEALSKSEARELSVVQWVMSLPNRSCPVIMRTQNEENDNSIVHDEWEIETTSVQVVQTSEGKSLYGNQKDENLSLQAIQASEDKSMDGSENTENEDFGHASEYKGQVCLQQSMLGWPLLQKTASATPEAFRESKLANKLSVVQWAMKLPDRNQIGLGSNTIESTPLERETNDSEVNENNINSPAVSAKLPKELDLHKTNSSGCRWFSYEELKRATSQFSSENLIGEGGCSSVYKGHLPCGQPVAVKISKSYKEAWNNFSQEINITTSLNHKYIAPLIGICVEDSHLISVYDFVPKGSLEENLHGDRVLPWEVRFKVAVVVAEALNYLHDECSPPVIHRDIKSSNILLSDDFQPQLSDFGLAIMGPTDSTEILDSDVVGTFGYISPEYFMHGRVSDKIDIYSFGVVLLELLSGRRPINSKTLTEEASLVKWAKPILESGDLEALVDPNLDGKFDSVQMHRVVLAATSCINESAELRPKGSQILKLLRGEKDGEEWFKMHVKELKERGKREDDEFDLQLISKPLLDVEDYITSHNCAAEQRKHFTLEEYLKG from the exons ATGTCTATCATTAACAAGGGAAATGcagagaagagaaaagagaagaagaggcaAGTGCTTTATAGGATAGCCATGAAGAACCCTTATGCAGAAATGCTCAGTTGTGATTTCATTGAAGTTGCCAAGCTGAAACACGGCCTAGTTGCAATCCAAGTTTGCCCAGATTCTG ATCCTGTTTGGAAAGAGATGCCTTCAAATTGTAGAGACGTGTGTAAATCAGAGCAG GTAAATTTTTTAAGTCCAATATGTGAAGCAAATTCAGGAGGAAAGGCTTTGAAGCGGGTGTCAAAGCATTCTTCCAAACGAGTTCCTGGGACTACTGCTGTTTTATCCATAGCCCGGAAGAAGATTACCTCCAGAAGACGTTTACGCTGTCATTCGGCAG GTCCTGAATTAGAGTTGAAGTCAATTCTCTAtcctaaagaaaataaaactggATTCAGAGATGTTGAAAGAACTAGTAATTCTGAAAGTGCATCGGTTGGTGGTGGGGGTGGAGCCTTGGAAGATGGCTTTGTCAGCCTTGTCCATGAACACGGGGAAGCTCCTTTGAGCACATCATCTCTTTGCTTAAAAGAGCTGCAAGAATCTACTCCTGGTTGGCCCCTCCTCCGAACAGCTGTTCCGGTGAGTGAGGAAGCTTTGAGTAAATCAGAAGCAAGAGAATTGTCTGTGGTCCAGTGGGTGATGAGTCTGCCTAACCGGTCATGCCCTGTAATTATGCGAACTcagaatgaagaaaatgataatTCTATAGTTCATGATGAATGGGAGATCGAAACAACAAGTGTCCAAGTTGTTCAAACCTCTGAAGGCAAATCATTATATGGCAATCAGAAAGATGAGAATCTTAGCCTTCAAGCTATTCAAGCTTCTGAAGACAAATCAATGGATGGCAGTGAGAACACAGAAAATGAGGATTTTGGCCACGCTAGTGAATACAAGGGGCAAGTTTGCCTGCAACAATCAATGCTAGGTTGGCCTCTTCTCCAGAAAACAGCTTCTGCAACTCCAGAAGCCTTCAGAGAATCCAAATTAGCTAATAAATTGAGTGTGGTTCAATGGGCAATGAAACTGCCAGATCGAAACCAAATTGGCTTGGGTTCAAACACAATAGAAAGTACTCCTCTTGAAAGAGAAACCAATGATTCTGAAGTTAATGAAAACAACATTAATTCTCCGGCAGTATCAGCAAAGCTACCCAAGGAGTTGGATCTTCACAAAACAAACTCATCTGGTTGCAGATGGTTCAGCTATGAGGAGCTAAAGAGGGCAACTTCTCAATTCTCCTCAG AAAACCTCATAGGAGAGGGAGGTTGCAGCAGTGTATACAAGGGGCATCTTCCCTGCGGCCAGCCAGTGGCAGTAAAGATTTCAAAATCATACAAGGAAGCATGGAACAATTTTTCCCAGGAAATCAACATCACCACTTCGTTAAATCACAAGTACATCGCACCCCTCATTGGCATATGTGTTGAAGACAGCCATCTTATATCGGTCTATGACTTTGTACCCAAAGGAAGTTTAGAGGAAAACCTACATG GTGATCGGGTATTGCCATGGGAAGTGAGGTTCAAAGTGGCTGTTGTGGTTGCTGAAGCCCTGAATTATCTGCATGATGAATGTTCTCCGCCTGTGATTCACAGAGACATAAAATCATCAAACATTCTTCTCTCAGATGACTTTCAACCACAG CTATCTGATTTTGGGCTAGCCATAATGGGACCTACAGATTCAACTGAAATATTAGACAGTGATGTAGTAGGGACATTTGGGTATATTTCTCCGGAGTATTTCATGCATGGAAGGGTCAGTgataaaattgatatatattctTTTGGGGTGGTTCTTCTTGAGCTGTTATCTGGAAGAAGGCCAATTAATTCCAAGACCCTCACAGAAGAAGCAAGTTTGGTCAAGTGG GCAAAACCGATACTGGAGAGCGGGGACCTAGAGGCCTTGGTGGATCCAAATTTGGATGGGAAATTTGACAGTGTTCAAATGCATAGAGTAGTTCTAGCAGCAACCTCCTGTATCAATGAGTCAGCTGAACTCCGTCCTAAAGGCAGCCAG ATACTCAAGCTATTACGAGGGGAGAAGGACGGGGAAGAATGGTTCAAGATGCATGTTAAAGAATTGAAGGAGCGAGGGAAGAGGGAGGATGATGAATTTGATCTGCAACTTATTTCCAAGCCATTGCTTGATGTGGAGGATTATATTACATCACATAATTGTGCAGCAGAACAAAGGAAACATTTTACATTGGAAGAATACTTGAAAGGATGA
- the LOC100242117 gene encoding uncharacterized protein LOC100242117 isoform X2 produces the protein MSRCFPYPPPGYFPRRTVDEALIESTKLQREKKAKEDRHQKDRKERKREKKEKKEKKREKKEKEKGKDIASDIGDGNLNDKKGQSQRIRKDEAEQLEKSDLTEEYGQPIYSQNSCHSSDSTQNSRKRKRDTSLSSGSSNHGNIIRLRLPLPKPKEPEASLTKEQNCSERLPLPKDYGPEASLGKEQSSSMRLPLLKHKEPEASVSKEHSSSMRLPLLKRKEPEASVSKEQSSSMQLPLLKHKEPEASLNKEKSCSISKHKEPETLLRKEQNRSVWMPLTNLREPEASLRAESCSTSGRVDLPAQQKYEISGQSIEAPPIFSMRTSTVDQKLNPDQQLLCSTSKVPEIVVQNDANASKGSRSSKSKKQRAESRYKALVEDWVPPLLQAEQTDLDDQEWLFQKHGDRHESKRHETINYDLSYGSWPRAQYLPEADVYALPYTVPF, from the exons ATGTCTCGATGCTTTCCTTACCCGCCTCCAGGGTATTTTCCAAGGAGGACAGTCGATGAGGCCTTGATCGAGTCGACTAAG CTCCAGAGAGAAAAGAAGGCCAAGGAAGACAGACATCAGAAGGAcaggaaagagagaaagagagagaagaaagagaagaaggagaagaagagggagaaaaaagagaaagagaagggcAAGGATATAGCCAGTGACATCGGTGATGGTAACCTCAATGACAAGAAGGGGCAGTCTCAAAGGATTAGAAAAGATGAAGCTGAGCAGTTGGAGAAGAGTGATCTCACTGAAGAATATGGACAGCCTATCTATTCACAGAACTCCTGCCATTCATCTGACAGCACCCAGAACAGCCGCAAGAGGAAAAGGGATACCTCACTCTCAAGTGGCAGCAGTAATCATG GGAACATTATTCGGTTACGTCTGCCACTTCCAAAGCCCAAAGAACCGGAGGCATCACTCACCAAAGAGCAGAACTGCTCAGAACGGCTGCCACTTCCAAAGGACTATGGACCTGAGGCATCACTCGGCAAGGAACAGAGCAGTTCCATGCGACTGCCACTCCTAAAGCACAAGGAACCTGAGGCATCAGTCAGCAAGGAACACAGCAGTTCCATGCGGCTGCCACTCCTAAAGCGCAAAGAACCTGAGGCATCAGTCAGCAAGGAACAGAGCAGTTCTATGCAGCTGCCACTTCTAAAGCACAAAGAACCTGAGGCATCACTCAACAAAGAGAAGAGCTGCTCTATATCAAAGCACAAAGAACCTGAAACATTACTCAGAAAAGAACAGAACCGCTCAGTATGGATGCCACTTACAAATCTGAGAGAGCCTGAGGCATCACTGAGAGCGGAGAGCTGCAGTACCTCTGGAAGGGTGGATTTACCTGCCCAACAAAAGTATGAAATATCTGGTCAATCTATTGAAGCGCCACCAATCTTTTCTATGAGAACCAGTACTGTTGACCAGAAACTCAACCCTGACCAGCAATTGCTTTGTTCAACCTCCAAGGTGCCTGAAATTGTTGTACAAAATGATGCCAATGCCAGCAAAGGATCAAGGTCAAgcaaaagtaagaagcagagaGCAGAATCTCGGTATAAAGCTCTAGTAGAGGACTGGGTCCCTCCGCTGTTGCAGGCTGAGCAGACTGATTTGGATGATCAAGAATGGCTATTTCAAAAACATGGAGACAGGCACGAGAGTAAGCGGCATGAAACTATCAACTATGACCTGAGTTATGGAAGCTGGCCTCGCGCACAGTATCTTCCGGAGGCTGATGTATATGCATTGCCTTATACTGTCCCTTTTTAA